A stretch of the Panulirus ornatus isolate Po-2019 chromosome 53, ASM3632096v1, whole genome shotgun sequence genome encodes the following:
- the LOC139765247 gene encoding uncharacterized protein, which translates to MALSDIVSVVEDRNMHRFKGPPLLQLLLLKLLLVVSAVAELSLPEVCRIPYNTAVLNTSGTVFFHTNVKTLRIVMRNPKCGSLVASNVNLDEIVARNLTSGEGDQVNPWYELNFISNNEEHLVKIGSRTIERFEKEPSPLACDMNEIKFFFERSTILGRSCMELNDTLPVDKPLNISLFGFNLVPASHNNQQPRPSDKGTHPFPFSNDQNDSTIIAFSGIEDTITGYRNYPKVNSDFVNDQPSWVKRFRNDDNQDYGSWQDTSDTFSHSIFAIPTYPPPITEDSRSLDPSYGYRNDRESVIPIFIGVIAFVVSMCIRFCLCRRKRVVTTVTVIRSIPSPEVEANEAPSRHQDHLDLPPAYADILNETSSAQDCPPDSYMDLPPAYDDIRDESAPPPYSEIEAQSPDGSERATPYQPSTTLGDIATPGEPIPQEETADGDGNTEPVGPCPPGPDSAEAGIGSSSLTRVLTSQFRSLRTQFAFKPLQEE; encoded by the coding sequence ATGGCATTATCAGATATCGTGAGTGTTGTAGAAGATAGAAACATGCACAGATTTAAAGGCCCACCGCTGTTGCAGCTGCTGTTGCTTAAGCTCTTGCTGGTAGTATCTGCCGTGGCTGAACTCTCCTTGCCCGAAGTGTGTCGCATTCCTTACAATACAGCCGTGCTGAACACCTCAGGAACTGTGTTTTTCCATACTAATGTTAAGACACTGCGGATCGTGATGAGGAACCCCAAGTGTGGATCGCTTGTGGCCAGTAACGTAAACTTGGACGAAATTGTTGCGCGCAACTTGACTTCTGGAGAAGGGGATCAGGTTAACCCGTGGTATGAACTGAATTTCATTAGTAATAATGAAGAACATCTTGTGAAAATTGGGTCTCGGACAATAGAAAGATTTGAGAAGGAGCCTTCCCCGCTTGCTTGTGATATGAATGAGATTAAATTTTTCTTTGAAAGGTCTACGATTTTAGGTAGAAGCTGCATGGAATTGAACGATACATTACCCGTAGATAAACCTTTGAATATTTCTTTGTTCGGCTTTAACCTCGTCCCAGCCTCCCACAACAACCAACAACCTCGCCCTAGCGACAAGGGCACACACCCGTTCCCGTTTTCTAATGATCAGAACGACAGCACAATCATTGCCTTCAGTGGCATCGAGGATACAATCACAGGATACCGTAACTACCCTAAGGTAAACTCTGACTTCGTTAACGACCAGCCATCGTGGGTAAAGCGTTTTCGTAATGATGATAACCAAGATTATGGTAGTTGGCAAGACACGTCAGACACCTTCAGCCATAGCATCTTCGCCATTCCAACGTATCCTCCACCCATCACAGAGGACAGCAGGTCGCTTGACCCTAGTTACGGTTATCGAAACGATAGAGAGAGTGTTATCCCCATATTTATTGGCGTCATAGCATTTGTGGTTAGCATGTGTATACGCTTCTGTTTATGTCGTCGTAAGAGAGTCGTGACGACAGTTACAGTTATCAGGAGTATTCCTTCGCCAGAAGTTGAAGCGAATGAAGCCCCATCTCGTCATCAGGATCACTTGGACCTCCCTCCAGCCTATGCCGACATTCTGAACGAGACCTCGTCCGCTCAAGACTGCCCACCGGATTCCTACATGGACCTCCCTCCAGCCTACGACGACATCCGAGACGAGTCTGCGCCTCCTCCATACTCAGAAATTGAGGCCCAGTCCCCGGACGGTTCTGAGAGAGCTACACCATATCAGCCAAGTACCACTCTCGGTGACATAGCGACCCCAGGAGAGCCGATCCCCCAGGAAGAGACAGCAGATGGAGACGGCAACACTGAGCCGGTCGGTCCCTGCCCGCCCGGCCCGGACTCTGCAGAAGCAGGGATTGGTTCCTCCTCATTGACTCGGGTACTGACCTCACAATTTAGATCACTACGAACGCAGTTCGCCTTCAAGCCTCTTCAGGAAGAGTAA